In Streptomyces nojiriensis, the sequence CGCCACCCACCGCCGCCTGCCGTGGCGGTGGCGGCCGGCTCGACTCCGGCTGTCTACGGTCACCCCTCATGCCCCGAAAGGAAGTGGTATGACCCAGCCACCGCTCATCGGACTCACCACCTACCTCGCCCAAGCCCAGTGGGGTGAGTGGGACCTGCCCGCCGCAGTGCTGCCCGCGGCCTACGCGGACTGCGTCCGGGCGGCCGGCGGCCGCGCCGTACTGCTGCCGCCGGACGCGCCGGAGGCCGCGGCCGACGTCGTCGAGCGTCTGGACGCGATCCTCCTGGCGGGAGGCGAGGATCTGGATCCCGCCCTGTACGGAGCCGTGCCCCATCCGCGTACCGGGCCGCCGGTGCGCGAGCGCGACGCATGGGAGCGGGCCGTGCTGACCGCCGGCCTCGCCCGCGACATACCCGTGCTCGGGGTGTGCCGGGGGATGCAGCTGATGAACGTACACGAGGGCGGCACCCTGATCCAGCACCTGCCCGACCGGGTGGGCCACGACGGCCACAACCCCCATCGGGGCCACTTCTGCTCCCACGCCGTGACCACCGTACCCGGGACACGGGTCGGCGCCCTGCTGCCGGGGACGCACCACGTTGCCACGCACCATCATCAGGCGGTGGACCGCCTCGGCGCGGGACTGGTCGTCGCCGCCCGTGCGGCGGACGGCACCGTCGAGGCGATCGAGAGCACCCGGCACCGCTTCGCCGTGGGCGTCCAGTGGCACCCGGAGATGGGCGACGACGCGCCGGTCTTGCGGGCCCTGGTGGCTGCCGCGGGCTCCGCCGGAGGTACCGGTCCTGCACGGACGGCCGGACGGAACACGCGCACGGTGCGAAACGCGCCGGGCCGGACTTTCCCGGCACAGGTGCCTTGACACCCCGGGGCGGACCCCCCAGGATCACACCGTGAACCTGTCAGACAGCCAGACAGGTGGCCCCCTTCCGCGGCGCGTCAGTGCCATGGAAGCGGTCTTCGGCCACCTGCGCAGCGCCATCGAGCGCGGTGAGTACGCCGTGGGCGACAAGCTCCCCTCGGAAGCCGAGTTGTGCCGCACCCTGGAGGTCAGCCGACCCGTACTGCGGGAGGCCCTCCGGGCCCTGCAGGCCATGGGGTTGACCGTGTCCAAGAGCGGCAAGGGCACGTTCGTCCTGGCGAACACGGTCGATGAGCCCACCTTCGGCGACTACGCCGCCAGCGACCTGCTGGAAGTGCGCCGGCACGTCGAGATCCCGGTCGCCGGGTACGCAGCGCTGCGCCGCACCCCCGAGGACCTGGACCACCTGGGCCATCTGCTGGACCGGATGGAGCAGGAGACCGACACCACCGCGTGGGTGGCGATGGACACCGTGTTCCACCTGGCCGTGGCCGAGGCCTCCCGCAACCCCGTCTTCCGCCGCGTCATCGAGGAGATCCGCGACGCACTGGCGCGTCAGTCGACCTTCCTCAACGAACTGGGCGGCCGGCGCGAGCAGTCCAACTGCGAGCACCGGGCGATCCTGGAGGCGCTGGCCGACGGCAGCGAGCACGACGCGGTGGAGGCCATGTCCCACCACCTGCTCCGGGTCGAGACGACCCTTACCGACATCGTGCGCTCCCAGCGCACGACCGCCCCTACAGAAGGCAGACCCGAGGCGTGAGCGAGCAGTTCCTCAAAGACGAGAAGCGCCCCACGACCCGTCACGTCGACGCCGGTGACACCGGCTACAGCAAGTCCTTGAAACCCCGCCACGTCAACATGATCGCCATCGGCGGCGCGATCGGTACCGGGCTCTTCCTCGGCGCGGGCGGACGCCTCGCCGAGGCCGGGCCCTCCCTGTTCATCGCCTACGCCGTCTGCGGGATCTTCGCGTTCCTCGTCGTGCGCGCTCTCGGCGAGCTGGTCCTGTACCGGCCGTCCTCCGGCGCCTTCGTCTCCTACGCCCGTGAGTTCATGGGGGAGAAGGGCGCGTACACCGCGGGCTGGATGTACTTCCTCAACTGGGCGACCACCGGCATCGCCGACATCACCGCCGTCGCCACGTACACCCACTACTGGCACCTGTTCTCCGATGTCCCCCAGTGGGTGATCGCCCTCATAGCCCTGGCCGTGGTCCTCACCGTGAACCTCATCTCGGTGCGGATCTTCGGCGAACTGGAGTTCTGGTTCGCCATCGTCAAGGTCGGCGCCCTGGTCGTCTTCATGGGGATCGCGATCTTCCTCCTGGCGACCCGGCACCCCGTCGACGGCGCCGTCCCCGGCCCCGCCCTGATCACAGGCAACGGCGGGATATTCCCCAACGGCCTGCTCCCCATGCTGCTGATCATCCAGGGCGTCGTCTTCGCCTACGCCTCCGTCGAACTGGTCGGCGTCACGGCCGGCGAGACCGAGAAGCCCGAGGAGATCATGCCGAAGGCGATCAACTCGATCATGTGGCGCGTGGGCCTCTTCTACGTCGGCTCGGTCGTCCTGCTGTCGATGCTGATGCCCTGGAGCAGCTACAGCGCGGGCCAGAGCCCGTTCGTGACCGTGCTCTCCCACATCGGCGTCCCGGCGGCCGCCGACGTGATGAACCTGGTCGTCCTCACCGCGGCCATGTCCTCGCTCAACTCCGGCCTCTACTCCACCGGCCGCATCCTGCGCTCGATGGCCGTCAACGGCTCCGCCCCGCAGTTCACCGCACGGCTCAGCCGCACCCAGGTCCCCTACGGCGGCATCCTCCTCACCAGCGGCATGTGCGTCCTGGGCGTCGGGCTCAACTTCGTGGTCCCCGCCGACGCGTTCGAGATCGTCCTCAACCTCGCCGCGATCGGCATCCTCGCCACCTGGGGCGTGATCATGGTCTGCCACCTCCTCTTCTGGCGGAAGACCCGCAACGGTGAACTCACCCGCCCCTCCTACCGCCTGCCCGGCTCCCCCTGGACCGAACTCGTGACGCTGGCCTTCCTCGCCTCCGTCCTGGTCCTCATGTACGCCGACGGAGGCGCGGGGCGCACCACCGTGCTGTGCGTACCGCTGATCGCCGCGGCGCTGGTCGCCGGCTGGTACGCGGTCCGCGGCCGCGTGGCGCGCGCCGCCGCCCGGAGCGACGGCTGAGCCGGGCGCCCGCCCGTCCGCCTGCGCCCGGGGGTGCCGGTCGCCACCCCCTGTCAGCAGCGACCCACCACAGAACGAGGCAGTGATGCGCAGCAGTTTCCCCGCGGACGCGCCCGCGATCCGCGAGCCCCGGCACGCCCCCGTCGCCCACGTCATGCGGGGCGGCATGATCGAGGGGGTCCACTACGGTTCCGTCGCCGTCCTCGACGGCGAGGGCGAGGTCCGGACCAGCATCGGAGACATCGAGGCCGCCTGCTATCCACGCTCGGCACTCAAGCCGGTCCAGGCCGTCGCCATGGTGCGGGCCGGCCTGCCGCTCGACGGAGCCCTGCTCGCCCTCGCGATGGGCAGTCACTCCGGCGAGGAGCACCACCTCTCGGGTGTCCGGCTGGTCCTGGAGCTGGCCGGTCTCACCGAGGCCGACCTGCGCAACGTCCCCGACCTGCCCTACGGCCCGGCCGTCCGCGACGCCTGGCTGCGCGAGGGCCGCGGGCCGTCCCGGCTCGCCCAGAACTGTTCCGGCAAGCACGCGGCGATGCTGTACCTGTGCAAGCTGTCCGGGTGGCCCCCGGAGAGCTACCTCGACGCGAACCACCCGCTCCAGAGGGCGATCGCCCAGGTCGTCGAGGAGCTCACCGGCCAGCACATCGCGAACGTCACCGTCGACGGCTGCGGATCCCCGCTGTTCGCGGTGTCCCTGCACGGCTTGGCCCGCGCCGCCGCCCGCATCGCCACCGCCGCCCCGGACACCGCCGAGCACCGCGTGGCCAACGCCCTGCGCCTCCACCCGGAGATGGCCTCCGGTACCGGGCGGGACACCGCCGCGCTGATGCGCGCGGTGCCCGGGCTGCTGGCCAAGGACGGCTTCGAGGGCGTCCAGGTGGCCGCGCTGCCCGACGGCCGGGCCGTCGCCGTGAAGGTCGCCGACGGGGCCGACCGCGCGCGTACGGCAGTGACGGCCGCCGCCCTCGCACGTGCGGGAGTCGAGCCCCGGCTGCTCGCCGGGTTCACGGGCGAGCCCGTCACCGGTGGCGGCCGGACCGTCGGCGGCATCCGGCCGGTAGCGGCCCTGAACCCGCCCGGCGCCCCCGTCACCGCAACCGCCTGACACCCGCCTGCCCCTCTCCCCACCTTCGATCCGCTCACCTCA encodes:
- a CDS encoding gamma-glutamyl-gamma-aminobutyrate hydrolase family protein, yielding MTQPPLIGLTTYLAQAQWGEWDLPAAVLPAAYADCVRAAGGRAVLLPPDAPEAAADVVERLDAILLAGGEDLDPALYGAVPHPRTGPPVRERDAWERAVLTAGLARDIPVLGVCRGMQLMNVHEGGTLIQHLPDRVGHDGHNPHRGHFCSHAVTTVPGTRVGALLPGTHHVATHHHQAVDRLGAGLVVAARAADGTVEAIESTRHRFAVGVQWHPEMGDDAPVLRALVAAAGSAGGTGPARTAGRNTRTVRNAPGRTFPAQVP
- a CDS encoding FadR/GntR family transcriptional regulator; protein product: MNLSDSQTGGPLPRRVSAMEAVFGHLRSAIERGEYAVGDKLPSEAELCRTLEVSRPVLREALRALQAMGLTVSKSGKGTFVLANTVDEPTFGDYAASDLLEVRRHVEIPVAGYAALRRTPEDLDHLGHLLDRMEQETDTTAWVAMDTVFHLAVAEASRNPVFRRVIEEIRDALARQSTFLNELGGRREQSNCEHRAILEALADGSEHDAVEAMSHHLLRVETTLTDIVRSQRTTAPTEGRPEA
- a CDS encoding amino acid permease, whose amino-acid sequence is MSEQFLKDEKRPTTRHVDAGDTGYSKSLKPRHVNMIAIGGAIGTGLFLGAGGRLAEAGPSLFIAYAVCGIFAFLVVRALGELVLYRPSSGAFVSYAREFMGEKGAYTAGWMYFLNWATTGIADITAVATYTHYWHLFSDVPQWVIALIALAVVLTVNLISVRIFGELEFWFAIVKVGALVVFMGIAIFLLATRHPVDGAVPGPALITGNGGIFPNGLLPMLLIIQGVVFAYASVELVGVTAGETEKPEEIMPKAINSIMWRVGLFYVGSVVLLSMLMPWSSYSAGQSPFVTVLSHIGVPAAADVMNLVVLTAAMSSLNSGLYSTGRILRSMAVNGSAPQFTARLSRTQVPYGGILLTSGMCVLGVGLNFVVPADAFEIVLNLAAIGILATWGVIMVCHLLFWRKTRNGELTRPSYRLPGSPWTELVTLAFLASVLVLMYADGGAGRTTVLCVPLIAAALVAGWYAVRGRVARAAARSDG
- a CDS encoding asparaginase, with translation MRSSFPADAPAIREPRHAPVAHVMRGGMIEGVHYGSVAVLDGEGEVRTSIGDIEAACYPRSALKPVQAVAMVRAGLPLDGALLALAMGSHSGEEHHLSGVRLVLELAGLTEADLRNVPDLPYGPAVRDAWLREGRGPSRLAQNCSGKHAAMLYLCKLSGWPPESYLDANHPLQRAIAQVVEELTGQHIANVTVDGCGSPLFAVSLHGLARAAARIATAAPDTAEHRVANALRLHPEMASGTGRDTAALMRAVPGLLAKDGFEGVQVAALPDGRAVAVKVADGADRARTAVTAAALARAGVEPRLLAGFTGEPVTGGGRTVGGIRPVAALNPPGAPVTATA